The nucleotide sequence ATACCCCGTGTTCCCACCCCCACGTCGCCCAGACACACCACATGCTTCCGCTGCTTCTTCTCCAGGGGAGCTTTAAGCCAGAGGACGCTTGGTAATTTAACCACTGGTGGTTTCCTATTGCGCCCGAGAGTTTCGGTGCTGTTCCTTCGGGTGCACCGCAGACACCTCATCCATGAAAGGAGAGCTCACGCCAGCAAGGTGGGCACAGGCTTTGCCACCGGTAACCATGTATCGGAGTAAGAGCCCAGGATGACTGCACTGGACCTTTAAAGTCAAAGCATCAGACACAGCATTCTGTCCTTACTTCAGGCCAACCTTTCCCTGCCACTTTTGAAGCCTACTAGAAACACACGGAGCAAAatcaacaacagcaaaagaagCAGCTATACGTATTGCTGTGGTGAGTAAAAGCTCAGGATTCAGTGGAAGGGTGTTGAGAAACCGCTCTTGAAATTTCTTCAGCAATCCTTGATTTTAAACATACATAAatggacacacaaaaaaaagaggagcttAAAATACAGTGGTGTTTTAGGGAAGTCATTCATTTATGCACTACATTTCTAACAGACAGATACAAAAGTATTAGCAGCATACACAGGTGCCAATTTGCAGGGAAGCCTGAGAGCTGTGGCTCCTTCACTAGAGCTACCAAGCACAAGAGTCCCAACTAcacagcctcctcttcctcccacttcCCATCCCAAAAGACAAACTAAAACAAATGACAGCATCATCAGACCCGGTTCCCAGGCACTTTAAGGAGGAGAGAGTGAAGTGAAGCACTGTGCTAGAGATAAGCTCAGCTCAGAAATCAccccagcacctccacaacaTCTTTGGGataagaaaacagaagggaagcaAAAATTCATCCTGGCACCTCGCCTCCCATAAAGAGATTTCTGCCCTCCTCCTTTTGCAAGGACAAGTGCTCCAGCCAGAGTTACCTGAATAGCACCTACCAAACAAACAATCTACCCCCCATGAGCTACTCCCACTACTAAAAAAGCTACACTCAAACCTCTTCTAGCTCCACCTTAGGGAAGCTTCACCAAGGGATTTGTAGTCCATTCCTCCCCACAGATCACATCAGCTTTGTCCTCCTGGACTCCCATTGCTTCCCAATGGAAAACCATGAGAGTAGTACAGGAGAAGCATCGGTTCCGCACTGCTGGTGCCACTGCTGGAAAAGTTGCGATTACCCCTTGCCAAAAGCTAAATGATAGCATTATCAAGGCTACGCTACCCAGTTGCAGTACCAGAAACACTGCAAAACACATCAGCACAGTGTACCACTCAGGCTAGTACATGAAGCAACTCAGAAGTCCCGAGGAGGTGCTCGCTCAAGTACCTATGCACAGGACTGTGCTATACAGAACAAATGTGCCCTAAGCATACAgtgaaaacaatgttttcatATAATTGGTAAAGTGAATAGGGCTTAAAAATTTCACTCaatttcaatttaattaaaatgatctGTCCTAGCTACAGAAGTGTACAGATACATACAACAGGCAAGCATATCAATTAACTAAGAACTTACTGGAAATGTATATACTGCATCTATGCACTACAACTTTGATTATTTCCCAAATTAAAAATGGCATTAAGAACACATCAAAGGCACTTGCCCTCATTAGGGATTAAGTCCTTAGCAAGTCTGAAGGTTTTTCAGATCAACTAACTAAAACTGGCTGAGTGCAAAAGCACATGGATTTCTAAAAGCCCGTAAGAGCCATTTTTCCTTGTAGATaatcccccaaaaaacaaccagaaCAGAACTCAATCGTGTGTCTTCCAATGTTACTTTTAGATCAAGGTATTATGAGAAGTTCCAATCCCTTCCTCACTCCCCCCTCAAATGCCTGGAAGAGACTTAGAAAGCATTCCCTGGAAACACGATTATATATTTTTACTATCACAACACTAATAAATCTCTTCTACATCAGATAAAATGCAGTTACCGACATGTGTCCCTTGAATCCAAAATATGATAAAAAATTATCTTGCACGTACATATTTGGCTACATGCCCTTAAtgatttccttctgaaaagaagGGTGCATTTattgcttcagaaacagaaaagcaaaataataagaaagaaagGGACACAGGGAAAAAGACGAACAGAAGGGCTTCAAAAGTGACTGAAAATCTACAACATCGCTAATTAGGTTCCAGCTTCTAACACAATAGTGGGTGTACCATGGTCTGTTATCAAGTTTATAGCCAAGGGCACAAGACAATACAACCCCACATTCAATTTAATTACTGCCTATGGCTTTTGCAGTAGTGGTGTGTTTCAAAGGGTTTAAGCACTCATTTATTTCTACACCATACATGAAATAAGGCAGCTCACTGTCATACAGACTCACCAATTAGACTGAACAGTTTCTGATCTCTTGCTCTCTAGAAGGAGAGCAGTGGGCAATGGCAAATCTTTTACAGGATAATCACAGAagactttttgttaaaaaaaaaaaaccaccaccaaactcTGCTGCCTTTAAGTTAGTGCATTTTATCTTTGATGTGCACAGAGGAAGAGTACCAACATAGTTATTTCAGATTctatagaattttaaaaagtgtcaaaATACAGCAGTGCTTCAATGATGCTGGTTTTTCCTCCTAATTGTACTAAAAAGGTCATCTTCATTTGAGTTATACAAAACTGATCACCTCTTGCATTCTTACTACCACTGAAGGCTGGACCAAGCAAGTTCTCTGACTAGCTCACATGATGCAACTAAATAAAAGGAGTCTAATTTCTGAAAAGTAGAAGTATGTTGAAAATTAAAGTGATAGTGGAAGAAATCGCTATCTGAAATAGTTACAAAACGTAATACTTCCAATATATCGTTCCAAAGCAACTAAGAGGACCTACAAAGACAGTATTAGACTTTAAACTTCACAACCACAATTCCAAATGCTTGTATCAAAACACCATTCTCAGATCATCTGCAAAATACTCTTCTGAGTCACCTCAAATCAACTCCCTCCTCAATAGCTGATCCAAAACGGACCAACTCCAGTCTAGGAAAGAAAAACCAGTTCCTTTCATCCCTTTCCGTGCATGTACTGCCTCCAAAGCTGTATACGAGATCGCTGAGCCTAATCTctattctgcttttcttgcaCTCATCTTGGGAAACATTCCCATGCCTATCAAACTTCATGTTAGTTATAAGGAACATAGCCCAGGATATCCTATTGTCTTCAAAAAAACACCCATCTCTGTTCAACAATCTTTAGAAGCATTCACTTACAAACAACACTGACTGACACTGAAGAAAGCAATAGCCAGAATTCACACATTTTGCTATGGAGACTGGTAAGAAAGCTCTGTCTTTGGGGCCCATATTTGACAACCCCGCTACTCTATCCCCTGCCTCCTGAGGATTTCAGAGCAATTTTGATGACTATCAGGTATAATAGGTCCCTTCTACGGTTTATCACTTTCCACATCTGTAATCTAGCAGAAGATTAAAAtcttccccattaaaaaaaaccacaaacaacaaccAAGAAACAAACAGTAGCCTCTAAGGTAGGTACCCTTTCTTTAACTGTAGGTTAAAGTTCCTTTAACCCTCACACCAAGATTTTAACCtcagtgtttcttttaaaaaagacacCAAGCAAATCCTGGATTTTCTTGCAACCTGGGATAATCCATTAATCAGAGAAGACGGCACTAACTAGGCAGTAGGGCAGCCAGTACTAACCTCTGAAACCAGATCAACTGAAGTACTGCCAGAAGAACTAGCAAGGTATTTAGCAGTCATCAGTCTTAATAGCTACTGTACTTTAAGCCTTTAAGATCAGGATATTGCCCCATCTATTATCTGTATAGAAATAAAGCCTAGCATCCTAACACTGCCATCCTAAGCATCCTTCCCTGAAGCTGAGGAGTTCTCCTGCCCTGTATACTTGGAAAGCACCTAGCGATGATTCTCGTCAGACTACTATAAACATTTGTACAGAACAGAAGCCTTTTTTGTGGCCATTTTATGGAAGTGCAGGATGTTCCCAGATCAAAGATCAAGCAGAAAGATTCTTATCCGCCTCCAAAAACAAAGACTAAAAAGAGCTAGACTACCTTCTTAGTTACTTTGATTTGTTCCCAGTTGTGCCTGCTGCCTACTTATATTTGTCATGTGCTACTGTTTTGCCTTCTTTTGCGAAACCTGCAGTCAAAACTACATTTCTGGTTCTGGTCAAAGTAAGCCCTTCAAAGACAGCGTAAGGCAATGAAAATACATGTGCcagatcaaaagaaaaacaaaaagggcaGCTTTGGAtttaaagcaggaggaaaaaatgtttaaggATACCCCGGAAGAGCCAAGACAAATGCACGTGGGTCATGTTTTAACGACTGCGTGTTTGGCAGATATCTTAATAGCCGATGAAACTCTTCGCAAGCAGCCCAGAGAAACCCAGCTGAGTTAGAGAACCAACATAACAGAAGCATTTTCAGGTGACAAGCAACTCCCCTCACCCATGGCAGAAGCCAATCTATTTTCCTAGACCTATTTTGGGGTATTACTACTGTACTAAGTTCAGCGTGTACCAGACCTATAAATGTCAACAGCTACCACCACACTGTAGCATCAAAAGCTTAAACTTCAGCTATTGTTCATCTTTCAGTAACACGAGAGATGAACAACAGCCAAATTACATCCCTCTGTCATCAACTTGAATTGAAGTACTGCTGTCAGTGGCAGGAAAATTACTACACTTCAGAGCAAATAACGACTGAAAAGAAAGTTGTGCCATGATGGCACAGTGCAGTATGCTTAAAATATACTCTATAAATGCTGCTCTCAAGGCTGCAACCTAAAGCAATAGCTGGATCAAGACAAACATTTAATTTACCTTTCCCTAGCTCTGGAGGAGGCTCCTACAAACCCAGCGTTGAAAAGACATCTTGGGGCTAAAACAAAAGATGGGTGCAGCCACGATAGAAAAGCATAAAATTAACATCCTTACTCAAATTCTTAAAGTTTGTAGTCAGTGCAAATTGAAGACATCCCATTTAGTGCCTTCATTTAACCTTTTCCATACCTTGCTTAATGCTATCAATGCTATAAAAGAGCATACATGCACAGAGTATAACGATGCTAAAACACCCACTCATCACGCCACTATTTTTTCACCAGAATATTGCACAGGTCCATAAGGGCAGCAGAATCTGTCCCCTGGAAGAATAATTAGAAAGGCAACCAATAAACCACAAACTTATGACCTTCATGTTTTCAAGGAATCAGTAATATTTGTCAACAGCGGAATTTAGTGTCACATTACTTGATGATATGTATTCAGTAAAAAGGCCTGGAAAGTCTTTGTTTATAATTAAGCAATAACGATTGAGGGCCAGGGCATTTCCTGGGGATTAATGACCAGCTGGGAGAGTCGATGGCTTGAGGCAATGCCTTGGGCCATTAACCCCAGCCAGTCATTAATTTCCCCAGGAAATGCCCTGAACCTCGATTAGTGTAACTATTATAAAAGGAGACTAGGAAGAAAAAGTTTACCATTAACATTCTCCCAAGGAAATCTATTCCACGgccagtatttttgcattttgtcaCATGCCAGAAGAAGTGCGTAAGTTAAAACTGACGCGAGAAGAACTGGCgattaaaaagaaggaaacaaaaaaacaaaaacaaaaccacaaaacactttTCCTTCTCCTAAAGACTTAAATTAACGAGTTTTGTAGTGAAGGCAAGATTCAGCTACAAAAGTGGCTGGGCAGCTTGTTTAGCTCATTAAGTTGTGAAAGGAGATGAACATTTCCATATAAttactgaaaaaacccacactgtcTAGTATCTTTGCtgattgctctttttctttcttgatacactgaagaaaacagcacatGCCTGTGTACTCTACCATCTACTTTAGatatttctcccttcctccccatggTCCGCCACTAATGAGAATTACAGCTCCGAATGCTTCACGTAGGAAGCGCAGCTCTGCAACAAACAGCACAGCAGCTGGGTTTCTCCTCGCCGAAGCTGTATGCAAGTGTGAAGAGATTTGTGGGCCCGGGTAGAGATCAAGCTCTCCAGCCTGATGACTGAACGTACGACGACACCTCATTTAACAGGTTAAAGACACATATACTCTGTTACCACTAGCTGGATCAGAACTGCTCTGCCCagttccctcttctccttcccgtACTCATGTGCGCTGCTGCTCTAAAAAAGTTAAACCACACCTGAagtttcaaaattactttcaagGTCATTAAAAGCGAGGGAAAGAGGAGTCGAGGGTTAAGTACAGCAAAGAGCATTAGCTTATACCTGAAATAATGAGCTAGAACAAAAACATTATCTGCACATAATCAAGCCTCTAAGCCATTCAGAGACACCAGATACACACAGCAGGAGATCAAACTACAGTACTCCACTGAAGtggtccaaaaaaacccccccaaaaccctacGAGAAAGGAGAGGTCACAGGTATTTTAAAGAACATAGGTGCTTATGCAGGCATTCACTGGaagcctccttctccctccctccccccaattAGCCTTCAGGCTGGTTGATTAGCTGGCAAACTCTTTGAAAGGGTCAGTCTGTCCAGAACTGGTATTTCCACTTGGGAAACAGCTCAGGCATGTCATATACCTGTGCTCACCCAGCGCCACGATCTCCGGCCGACGGCTGCGATCCCTGTTATTACTCGACACAAGAATGTCAGAGGGGTTTTGTAATCGCGTAGGGCAGCCAGCAATAAAGTTCTTGCCTGAAACGCGGTATTTTATGGGGCACAACGTAACTGCGCACGCTTTATAGATTTAGTTAGAATGACTTCCAAACTTCAAGCCAATTGCAGAGGTGCAGCGAATCTTTAATTGAAGTAATTTAGCTCCAGCACTCAAACACCCGAAAGGAAAGTACtttttgggggggacagggagcaggCACCAGCACGTGCCGGCACACAGCAGAGGGGGTTCGCAAGGCGCGCATAAAGGCACCAGCTCAACAGCGCTTTTGACAAGACTGCTTTACCTCAACGAAACACAGCTAACGAACTTGGGCTCGTTCCACGGTTAAGCTGCACCTAAACCCGTTTAATTGTGCTATTACTATATATTTCGCCACTACGGTAACTAACGCAACTAGAGCCAATttgccttataaaaaaaaaaaaaagaaaaaaggaaaaaaaaaaaaaaaaagaggatcacTGCCAGGAAACAGagctattttaaataaacaaatacaagaTGAATGCAATTGCCATATTAACCCTCTTGTTAACTTCTGAAGTTTAAAATTACACCCTCATTACTAGTGTGTAATTGAGTATTCTCCCAGCTGTTTCCTGCATTTGAGGTTATTCAAATAGTTCATTAGCACATCAAGAACACCACACACACTAATGATACCTGATGCCCTTATCTACTATTGTGGCCCGACTTTCATAACTCGCATCTcccacaaaaagagaaagaaaaaaggggggaaacaaagaaaaaagagggaaagggggagcCCCCAGGGCTGAGCGGTCTGTGCTGCTGTCAAGGGGGAGCATGGCAGCACCCGGGCACCTCTCCAGTCCGACCCACAGGCACGCAGCAAGCGGCCACTGGACTGGCGGCAGGGGGAAGAGGCAACTGGGGGGCGAGGAAGCCGGGTAACTCGCGTCCGGGCTCATTGGGACAGTGAGTGTCGCCCCAGAAGCCACCCCGGGGCCAGCAGTGTGCGTCAGTGCCCAGCCTTGGGGGAGAcggggaagaaaggaggggtgcaGTGGGGGCTATGTGGGATGGGGTGCGGGgttgccacctttttttttttttttttctttttttttttttttttcctcctttcttttttctttttccggTTACCTGTGTGGGGGAAACAATAGCAGGTGAAACTACTGTGGGTGAGGTGGTGCTTCTGTGCCCATTGGCTTCAGGGAGGAGGTGAGGCAGGGGGTCGTGTTTCACTGAGACCACCACCACGGCGGGCGCGGCAGCGTCCAGGGGCTCAGCGGGGCGGCGGCAGAGTCTTTTGGGGGAGGCGGAGGGCCCGCAGGCATCGCCACCAGCCGCAGCCCCCGCTGGGAACACCGCCTCGTAGAGGGCCCGCTTGGCCGGGGCCACCGCGGCCGCTTCTGCCTTCACCGGCGCGGCGTCACCGTCTTTGGGCAGCACGTAGGGGTTGGTGGCaggcggccggggccgcggcccgcCATTGAGGGCAGCGGGGGTGTAGCAGCCCCCGCCGGCGGGgtggtggaggaggtggtggtggtggtggtggtggtggggagggggcgggtGGTGGGGCGGCTGCGGTCCCCCCAGCTTGGTGCCGATGCCAGCAATGCTGTTGAGGGTGGCGATGGAGACGGCGCCGATGCAGTGGTTGGTGTAggtcttggagagcttggccgcCTTGGAGAGCATCTGCATGCGGGTGCCCAGGAGGTTCTTGCCGATGGCCTTGTTCTCGTACCAGGTGATGTCACCCTCGCTGCAGTGGTCCCGCGGGCGCTGGAAGAAGGCCTTGCAGAGGGGGTTGCGCTTGGAGAGGTACTTGACGAAGCTGGCGTAGGGGCAGAACTCGGTGCCGGTCTCGTACATGCGGGGCAGGTTCTCCTCGTCGCTGCTCTCCGCCCGCTTCTTGCTCCAGGAGGACGAGCGCGACTTGTGGTAGGGCCCCAGCGCCTTGAAGTAGACGAACTTGCGTCCGTCCTCGTCCACGGCCAGCCCGAAGGagtcctcctccagctcccgctGGTTCTCCCGGCCCCGGGTGCAGAAGTACATGCAGGTCTCGAACCAGACCTTGTTGAGGAGCCCGAAGGGGCTCTGGGTGCTGAAGACGCTGCAGGTGTAGAGCTTGCGCAGGTCGGCGCGGGTGATGGCCTGCTTCTGCACCACCGGCCCGGCGCCCTGCTCCTCCAGCTTGCGGATGACGGCGGCCAGGGTGAGGTTGGCGGCGCGGAGCTCGGGGTCCTTGGTGAGGTCGAGGGTGCGGCAGTAGGGCGGCTCGTTGAGGTAGCGGTTGAGGGAGCTGCGGATGCTGATGAGGGAGGACTTGGAGTAGAGCTGCCCGCTCTTGGAGCGCGCCTCGGCGTAGAAGGAGCGCAGGACCCGGCAGAGCGCCCCCTTGTCCATCGTCTCGAAGTCGGGGCTCTGCGCCTTCTCGCTCAGGTACTCGCGGAAGATGCGCACGGCGTAGCGGGTGGCCAGCCGCGTGTTCTCGCTCAGC is from Accipiter gentilis chromosome 2, bAccGen1.1, whole genome shotgun sequence and encodes:
- the KCTD1 gene encoding BTB/POZ domain-containing protein KCTD1 isoform X5; amino-acid sequence: MARMPGSGGGGGEWSGGGGGGGGGGGGGGNNAGDRPPGRGVAPRPHRYCSAGEEEEGEEEDEIQEVQITGDEEEEEEEEEDGADGGLLLDEEEEEEEEEEMGLGWDGEEETEPLPPAPGRTPGAASGRPRGAPRRLPRGAAAAAAPGGAAEDAELEAALLLQRPERARLSENTRLATRYAVRIFREYLSEKAQSPDFETMDKGALCRVLRSFYAEARSKSGQLYSKSSLISIRSSLNRYLNEPPYCRTLDLTKDPELRAANLTLAAVIRKLEEQGAGPVVQKQAITRADLRKLYTCSVFSTQSPFGLLNKVWFETCMYFCTRGRENQRELEEDSFGLAVDEDGRKFVYFKALGPYHKSRSSSWSKKRAESSDEENLPRMYETGTEFCPYASFVKYLSKRNPLCKAFFQRPRDHCSEGDITWYENKAIGKNLLGTRMQMLSKAAKLSKTYTNHCIGAVSIATLNSIAGIGTKLGGPQPPHHPPPPHHHHHHHHLLHHPAGGGCYTPAALNGGPRPRPPATNPYVLPKDGDAAPVKAEAAAVAPAKRALYEAVFPAGAAAGGDACGPSASPKRLCRRPAEPLDAAAPAVVVVSVKHDPLPHLLPEANGHRSTTSPTVVSPAIVSPTQDSRPNMSRPLITRSPASPLNNQGIPTPAQLTKSNAPVHIDVGGHMYTSSLATLTKYPDSRIGRLFDGTEPIVLDSLKQHYFIDRDGQMFRYILNFLRTSKLLIPDDFKDYSLLYEEAKYFQLQPMLGEMERWKQDRESGRFSKSCECLVVRVAPDLGERITLSGDKSLIEEVFPEIGDVMCNSVNAGWNHDSTHVIRFPLNGYCHLNSVQVLERLQQRGFEIVGSCGGGVDSSQFSEYVLRRELRRTSRAPSVIRIKQEPLD